A stretch of the Porifericola rhodea genome encodes the following:
- a CDS encoding Hint domain-containing protein: protein MRRKAYLFVLTLLTFSCIFSLNAQDMGSRGMTAEEYKLAKSTTVENLDEDTYVKVGEGDYVLDRYEMKPPYFITGDSGIKKRIDTYKFIERENMDELGLVVYFTNTEAKETFNLVIPNMATAGEVWNMYFDDIHQHDREEGDVALKMSYVLSKEVAYLLQKSSGADMSAMDQNNSDYDFCFTADALVNMADGSKARMEEVKVGDVVLGFRNGVFEAVKVEGVSIHAKQEIALTKILLIPTEQVSASLENTFSSEAQALVATPNHPVWTAKGAKALGELSHGDQLYYYDAQTHSQKSYQVYAVWNNYSATERVYSLSVEGDAYLVDNFVVMEK, encoded by the coding sequence ATGAGAAGAAAAGCCTACCTATTTGTACTGACCTTACTTACTTTTTCTTGCATTTTTTCTTTGAATGCTCAGGATATGGGCTCTCGTGGTATGACTGCCGAAGAATATAAACTGGCTAAAAGCACTACTGTAGAAAATCTGGACGAGGACACCTATGTTAAGGTGGGAGAAGGAGATTATGTGCTGGATCGTTATGAGATGAAGCCCCCTTATTTTATTACTGGTGACAGCGGTATCAAAAAAAGGATTGATACTTATAAGTTCATTGAGCGGGAAAATATGGATGAGTTAGGCCTGGTGGTCTATTTTACCAATACTGAAGCAAAAGAAACCTTTAATCTGGTTATTCCGAATATGGCTACTGCAGGTGAGGTTTGGAATATGTACTTTGATGACATCCACCAGCATGACCGGGAAGAAGGGGATGTCGCTCTTAAAATGTCCTATGTACTCTCAAAAGAGGTGGCTTACTTACTACAAAAAAGTAGTGGAGCCGATATGAGCGCTATGGACCAGAACAATTCCGATTACGATTTCTGTTTTACCGCAGATGCCTTAGTAAATATGGCCGATGGCAGCAAAGCGCGTATGGAAGAAGTGAAAGTTGGAGATGTAGTATTGGGCTTTAGGAATGGCGTGTTTGAAGCAGTAAAAGTAGAAGGGGTTTCTATTCATGCTAAACAAGAGATCGCATTAACTAAAATTTTACTAATACCTACAGAGCAAGTGAGTGCTTCTCTAGAAAATACTTTTAGCTCTGAAGCACAGGCTTTGGTAGCCACGCCTAACCATCCGGTTTGGACTGCGAAAGGCGCAAAAGCATTGGGAGAGTTAAGCCATGGAGATCAGCTCTACTATTACGACGCGCAAACTCATTCTCAAAAATCTTATCAGGTTTATGCAGTTTGGAACAATTATTCAGCTACAGAAAGAGTATACAGCCTGAGTGTTGAAGGTGATGCCTATCTGGTGGATAATTTTGTGGTGATGGAAAAATAA
- a CDS encoding peroxiredoxin encodes MELKLGDTAPDFSAETTEGTINFHEWLGDNWGMIFSHPADYTPVCTTELGRTAQLREEFEKRGVKVIAVSVDDLESHKGWINDINETQNTTVNFPIIADQDKKVAELYGMMHPNASDSMTVRSVFIISPDKKIKLTLTYPASTGRNFHELLRVIDSLQLTANYSVATPADWKDGEDVVIAPAIPNEDIPERFPKGHKVIKPYLRTTPQPNR; translated from the coding sequence ATGGAACTCAAACTAGGAGATACTGCTCCTGACTTTAGCGCTGAAACTACTGAAGGTACTATTAACTTTCATGAGTGGTTAGGTGATAACTGGGGAATGATTTTTTCTCACCCTGCAGACTATACACCTGTATGTACTACCGAACTGGGAAGAACAGCCCAGCTTAGAGAGGAGTTTGAAAAAAGAGGAGTAAAGGTAATCGCTGTAAGTGTGGATGATCTGGAGTCTCATAAAGGCTGGATCAACGACATAAACGAAACTCAGAACACTACGGTGAACTTTCCTATCATAGCTGATCAGGACAAAAAAGTGGCTGAGCTATATGGTATGATGCACCCCAATGCTTCTGATAGCATGACAGTACGCTCTGTTTTTATCATTAGCCCGGACAAAAAGATTAAGCTTACGCTTACTTATCCTGCGTCTACCGGACGTAATTTCCATGAGCTGCTTCGCGTAATAGACTCGCTACAGCTTACGGCAAACTACAGCGTAGCCACACCTGCCGACTGGAAAGATGGTGAAGATGTAGTAATTGCTCCGGCAATTCCTAATGAAGATATACCAGAGCGCTTCCCTAAAGGGCACAAAGTAATAAAGCCCTACTTAAGGACTACACCACAGCCCAACCGATAA
- a CDS encoding tetratricopeptide repeat protein translates to MKSGKSFGFKRISPGSIVILFFLMSSHQMYAQLDSLNMAFEQAQSLEERSDALGELFYYYEHRRPDTAKYIAQQELETAQKASYDKGIARAYLHMAEYYCHNAYYIFDSVDHYLKKSIAIHQASKDSLGMARAYFNIGQSCYRNDNYNLAEEYCQTSADLYEAIGDKLNLAHVLSMLCEIHNYMGNNELATKKCMRSFSLYNELNIEEYKPALLNTMGSINYDMRSFDKAKEFLLHAIELSREYNKDFELSSAYLSMGEVLLEIEDFEGALEYFRRALALDRANEDDRGMSYAYYNIGKTRVKQKESERAISLLEGSLEIAEDYGDLMLQTKSSLELGKAFLQLNQFEKAYEYLQSSVSHAKKIGASPILRDCYFQMANYYYKVGDLENALINFSIYDLEQKSMYENESAKRIAEMEAMYELEEKQKEIEQYQKEKEIQELQANERKMVNYGLIIGIVLLGILGMVLYSKYQLKNKANLELERQKAAINLQKAKIEKQRDEISSKSKLLEESKQDITDSIMYAKRIQISLLPEKNQLKHLFPDSFVFFRPKDIVSGDFYWIHEIGEKVIVAVLDCTGHGVPGAFMTVLSNSVLNELVLENCINSPNVILSMMDTKIREALHQHQNHEDATSDGLDMAVCIIDRQKLELSYSGAQMPIYITEGEDLAQLKPNRFSLGGSLYVEKNFSNQHIKLKQGDMIYMATDGFQDQFGGERDKKFMRKNFKGLLGSIQNEPVQNQSLMIKEAFDRWKGGQTQTDDVLVLGLKI, encoded by the coding sequence ATGAAAAGTGGAAAGTCATTTGGGTTTAAGAGGATAAGTCCTGGCAGTATTGTAATCCTCTTTTTCTTGATGAGCAGCCATCAGATGTATGCGCAACTGGATAGCCTGAATATGGCCTTTGAGCAGGCACAAAGCCTGGAGGAGCGCTCCGATGCTCTGGGCGAGCTATTTTATTATTACGAACACCGCCGCCCCGATACCGCCAAATATATTGCCCAGCAAGAGCTGGAAACAGCCCAAAAAGCCAGCTACGATAAAGGGATTGCCCGAGCCTACCTTCATATGGCTGAATATTATTGCCATAACGCATATTACATTTTTGATAGTGTTGACCATTACCTAAAAAAGAGCATTGCTATTCATCAGGCGAGTAAGGATTCCTTGGGTATGGCCAGGGCCTACTTTAATATTGGTCAAAGCTGCTACCGTAACGATAATTACAATCTGGCTGAAGAGTATTGCCAGACTTCTGCTGACCTGTATGAGGCTATAGGGGATAAGCTTAATCTGGCGCATGTCCTCTCCATGCTCTGCGAAATCCATAATTATATGGGTAATAATGAGTTGGCTACCAAAAAGTGTATGCGTTCTTTTAGCCTCTACAATGAGCTCAATATTGAAGAATACAAACCGGCATTGCTCAATACTATGGGCAGCATTAATTATGATATGCGCTCATTTGATAAAGCCAAAGAGTTTCTACTGCATGCCATTGAGCTATCCAGAGAGTATAATAAGGATTTCGAGCTGTCTTCTGCCTATCTCAGTATGGGCGAAGTTTTACTTGAAATTGAAGATTTTGAAGGTGCATTGGAGTACTTCAGGCGTGCATTGGCTTTAGACCGTGCCAATGAAGATGACAGGGGCATGAGCTATGCTTATTATAATATTGGCAAAACCAGAGTTAAGCAAAAAGAAAGTGAGCGAGCTATCAGCCTCTTAGAGGGATCGTTAGAGATTGCCGAAGATTACGGAGATTTAATGCTGCAAACCAAATCCTCTCTAGAGTTAGGAAAAGCTTTCTTGCAGCTTAATCAGTTTGAGAAAGCTTATGAGTATCTGCAGAGCAGTGTAAGCCATGCTAAAAAGATAGGAGCAAGCCCTATCCTGAGAGATTGCTATTTCCAGATGGCCAATTACTATTATAAAGTTGGCGATTTAGAGAATGCCCTGATCAATTTTAGCATTTACGATCTGGAGCAGAAAAGCATGTACGAGAACGAAAGTGCTAAGCGTATTGCAGAAATGGAGGCTATGTATGAGTTGGAAGAAAAGCAGAAAGAAATAGAACAGTACCAGAAAGAGAAGGAAATTCAGGAGTTGCAGGCCAACGAGCGCAAAATGGTTAACTACGGCCTGATTATAGGAATAGTACTCTTAGGAATTTTAGGTATGGTGCTTTACAGCAAGTACCAATTGAAAAATAAAGCTAACCTGGAGTTGGAACGTCAAAAAGCTGCGATAAATCTGCAAAAAGCCAAAATAGAGAAGCAGAGAGACGAGATTAGCAGTAAAAGCAAGCTTTTGGAAGAAAGCAAGCAGGATATTACCGATAGTATTATGTATGCCAAACGGATACAAATTTCGCTATTGCCTGAGAAAAACCAGCTCAAACATCTTTTTCCTGACTCTTTTGTTTTCTTTCGACCTAAAGACATTGTCTCAGGTGATTTTTACTGGATACATGAGATAGGAGAAAAAGTGATAGTAGCAGTACTGGACTGTACTGGTCATGGAGTACCCGGTGCTTTTATGACAGTACTATCTAACTCAGTGCTGAATGAGCTTGTGCTGGAAAACTGTATCAACAGCCCTAATGTAATCCTTTCCATGATGGACACTAAGATCAGGGAGGCGCTACATCAACATCAGAATCATGAAGATGCTACCAGCGATGGACTGGATATGGCAGTCTGTATTATAGATAGGCAAAAGCTAGAGCTTAGCTATAGCGGAGCCCAGATGCCAATCTATATCACGGAAGGAGAGGACTTGGCACAGCTTAAGCCTAACCGTTTTTCTTTAGGAGGATCGCTTTATGTAGAAAAAAACTTTTCTAACCAGCATATCAAACTTAAGCAGGGAGATATGATCTATATGGCAACTGATGGCTTTCAGGACCAGTTTGGCGGAGAAAGAGATAAAAAGTTTATGCGTAAAAACTTTAAGGGTCTGCTTGGAAGCATACAAAACGAACCTGTGCAAAACCAAAGTCTGATGATTAAAGAAGCTTTTGACCGATGGAAAGGTGGTCAAACGCAAACTGATGATGTTTTGGTGCTGGGGCTTAAAATTTAA
- a CDS encoding LruC domain-containing protein: MLLGLAGSWPSGEGTAEPGDSFFTTTTEEGANTLILKWRGNYQEEKSTTKASGGAACNSENLQLTSMCSETPDVRNWRIRNPNNESFTVSWKVYGTEHVGTIEVPEGDVYFTTPAVQGNNTVKIFWQDRLGNNKSTTKASMNRLCKVEKLKLTSVCSDDAQVRRWRIRNPNGFEVSVNWQLYGAGVSGSLQAPAGDSFFTTPANSGVNTVKIFWKDEEGNIKQKTKASSNKLCSTVYYFPGENKYGSLAYEDLWPNRGDYDFNDVVVDFNIMAVYKGQFIDHLKLSFKLKTNGTIYKNGFGIHMPVPAESIENVSGTVRSSNTIQDMGNGVEGGHNADGTSTIVIFDDASALVVPFTHPASPYEINVMIDFKEEVGFDLVEDFVGGLNPFIFVNNRGKEVHLANMLPTSLADESLLGTRADVTQLPNTSYVTSNGLPWAIYTPVSFSYPKEEVEITKAYPAFQTWAESGGTSNVSWYLSPLTSEIED; this comes from the coding sequence TTGCTCTTAGGTTTAGCTGGAAGCTGGCCAAGTGGAGAGGGTACCGCAGAACCAGGAGACAGCTTCTTTACAACGACTACCGAAGAGGGGGCTAACACGCTGATATTGAAGTGGAGGGGTAACTATCAGGAGGAAAAGTCTACTACAAAAGCTTCTGGCGGTGCTGCGTGCAATTCTGAAAACTTACAGCTTACTTCAATGTGTTCAGAAACTCCAGATGTGCGCAACTGGCGAATCCGAAATCCTAATAATGAAAGCTTTACTGTAAGCTGGAAAGTATATGGCACTGAGCATGTAGGGACTATTGAAGTGCCAGAAGGTGATGTGTACTTTACGACTCCCGCGGTACAGGGAAATAACACTGTAAAAATATTTTGGCAAGACCGCCTGGGTAACAACAAGAGCACGACCAAAGCCTCTATGAATAGACTGTGCAAAGTTGAAAAATTAAAACTTACTTCTGTTTGCTCAGACGATGCTCAGGTTCGTCGCTGGCGAATTCGTAACCCTAACGGCTTTGAAGTTAGCGTAAACTGGCAATTGTACGGAGCGGGTGTAAGTGGAAGTCTTCAGGCTCCCGCGGGAGATTCTTTCTTTACTACACCTGCCAATTCCGGAGTTAATACAGTAAAAATCTTCTGGAAAGATGAGGAAGGAAACATTAAACAGAAGACTAAAGCTTCTAGTAATAAATTGTGTAGCACTGTATATTATTTCCCTGGAGAAAATAAATATGGTTCTTTAGCTTACGAAGACCTTTGGCCTAACCGGGGTGATTATGACTTTAATGATGTGGTGGTAGACTTTAACATTATGGCTGTCTACAAAGGCCAGTTTATAGATCACCTAAAACTTTCATTTAAGTTAAAAACTAATGGTACCATTTATAAAAATGGTTTTGGTATCCATATGCCAGTGCCAGCGGAAAGTATAGAAAATGTAAGTGGTACAGTCAGGAGCAGCAATACAATTCAAGATATGGGCAATGGAGTAGAAGGGGGGCATAATGCAGATGGTACTTCAACGATCGTTATTTTTGATGATGCATCCGCTCTTGTAGTGCCTTTTACACACCCTGCAAGTCCTTACGAGATTAATGTGATGATTGATTTTAAAGAGGAAGTTGGTTTTGATCTGGTAGAAGATTTTGTAGGAGGATTGAATCCATTCATTTTTGTTAACAATAGAGGAAAAGAAGTTCACCTTGCTAATATGTTGCCTACTAGTTTGGCCGATGAGAGTCTGCTGGGTACTCGTGCAGATGTTACTCAGCTTCCAAACACCAGCTATGTAACCTCAAATGGCTTGCCTTGGGCAATTTATACTCCTGTTAGTTTTAGCTATCCTAAAGAAGAAGTTGAAATTACCAAAGCATACCCGGCTTTCCAGACCTGGGCAGAGAGTGGAGGTACTTCAAATGTAAGTTGGTATCTGTCGCCACTGACTAGTGAGATAGAGGATTAG
- a CDS encoding GNAT family N-acetyltransferase, which translates to MIKDTAINIRRAQPEDLEAITHLFKETVLNINTKDYSEKQVEAWAARYEKTQRWSDRIKHQYFLLAEYDDEIVGFGSITSDGYLDTLFAHKAHQKEGIGSSLLEKLLEYVKEIGRSKVHLDASLTARSFFERKGFRMIKPQQKVIDGVVFVNFMMVRTLDE; encoded by the coding sequence ATGATAAAAGACACAGCCATTAACATTAGACGTGCTCAACCTGAAGACTTGGAAGCTATAACCCATCTCTTTAAGGAGACAGTACTTAACATCAACACCAAAGATTATAGCGAAAAGCAAGTAGAGGCCTGGGCGGCCCGGTATGAGAAAACCCAACGCTGGTCAGACAGAATAAAACATCAGTACTTTTTGCTGGCAGAGTATGACGATGAAATTGTAGGTTTTGGGTCTATTACCTCTGACGGTTACCTGGATACACTGTTTGCGCATAAGGCTCATCAGAAAGAAGGTATAGGTTCAAGCTTATTGGAAAAACTGCTGGAGTATGTAAAAGAAATAGGCAGGAGCAAGGTGCATCTGGATGCAAGCCTGACAGCCCGTTCTTTTTTTGAAAGAAAAGGTTTTCGCATGATCAAGCCTCAGCAAAAAGTGATAGATGGCGTGGTCTTCGTCAACTTTATGATGGTGAGAACTTTAGACGAATAG
- the clpB gene encoding ATP-dependent chaperone ClpB, whose amino-acid sequence MNFNNYTIKAQEALQKATEIAASANQQAIEPAHLLKAVLQSDENIISFILNKLSVNRMALEQGAEEIISSYPKVSGQQPYLANDAAAALRKAESYLKEFDDEFITIEHMLLGLLAGSDKAAKLMKQQGIAEKELKQAIKELRGNDRVTDQNAEAKYQSLERYSKNLNQLAKAGKIDPVIGRDDEIRRVLQILARRTKNNPILLGEPGVGKTAIVEGMAQRIVDGDVPENLKSKTIIALDMGLLVAGAKYKGEFEERLKSVIKEVTDSEGEIILFIDEIHTLIGAGGGGEGAMDAANLLKPALARGELHAIGATTLKEYQKYIEKDKALERRFQAVMVGEPDTQDSISILRGIKDRYELHHGVRIKDDAVIAAVELSNRYIADRFLPDKAIDLMDEAASKLRIEIDSLPEELDELNRRIMQLEIEREAIRREKDKEKETLLNKDISDLSEKRNDLKAKWENEKAVIKGIREQKEAIDHLKVEAEQAERSGDYGRVAEIRYGKIGQTEQKLKELQQQLSEMQSGSPLLKEEVDAEDIADVVAKWTGIPVSKMLQTEREKLLHLETELGKRVAGQAEAIEALSDAVRRSRAGLQDPKRPIGSFIFLGTTGVGKTELAKALAEFLFDDENNMVRIDMSEYQERHAVSRLIGAPPGYVGYDEGGQLTEAVRRKPYSVILLDEIEKAHPDVFNILLQVLDDGRLTDNKGRVANFKNTIIIMTTNIGSGLIQERFLNISESNEDEVIEETKQQVFEMLKKSVRPEFLNRIDETIMFRPLSKKDMRKIVDIQFKLVQDRLEENGIKLEATQEVLQYLGNLGYDPQFGARPLKRVLQREVLNKLSKEILANKISKDSVVGIELDDNKNINFINLDEVKI is encoded by the coding sequence ATGAACTTTAATAATTATACTATCAAAGCACAGGAGGCTCTGCAAAAGGCTACTGAAATTGCTGCCAGTGCAAATCAGCAAGCCATTGAGCCTGCCCACCTGCTAAAGGCTGTGCTTCAATCCGATGAAAATATTATTTCGTTTATTCTCAATAAACTGAGTGTAAACAGAATGGCGCTGGAGCAGGGTGCTGAAGAAATCATCTCTTCTTACCCTAAAGTGAGTGGACAGCAGCCCTATCTGGCAAATGATGCGGCTGCCGCTTTACGTAAGGCAGAAAGTTACCTGAAAGAGTTTGATGACGAATTTATTACGATAGAACATATGCTACTAGGTCTGCTTGCCGGAAGCGATAAGGCTGCCAAGCTGATGAAGCAACAAGGCATTGCTGAAAAAGAACTGAAACAGGCTATTAAAGAGTTGAGAGGTAATGACAGAGTAACGGACCAGAATGCTGAGGCTAAATATCAGTCATTAGAAAGATACTCTAAAAACCTGAACCAACTGGCTAAGGCAGGTAAGATAGATCCGGTAATTGGCCGTGACGATGAAATACGCAGAGTACTGCAAATACTGGCCAGAAGAACTAAGAACAACCCGATTTTGCTGGGTGAGCCCGGAGTTGGAAAAACAGCCATAGTTGAGGGTATGGCACAGCGAATTGTAGATGGTGACGTACCGGAAAACCTTAAAAGCAAAACTATTATTGCATTAGATATGGGTTTACTGGTAGCAGGCGCCAAGTATAAAGGTGAGTTTGAAGAAAGACTGAAGTCAGTAATCAAAGAGGTAACAGACTCTGAGGGTGAAATTATCCTCTTTATTGACGAAATACATACACTGATTGGTGCTGGGGGAGGTGGCGAAGGCGCTATGGATGCTGCTAACCTGCTGAAACCAGCCCTGGCCAGAGGTGAGCTACACGCAATAGGGGCTACCACCCTTAAGGAGTATCAAAAGTATATAGAGAAAGATAAGGCGCTGGAAAGACGCTTCCAGGCAGTAATGGTGGGCGAACCTGATACGCAGGATTCCATCTCTATTCTTCGGGGTATCAAAGATCGGTATGAGTTGCACCACGGTGTGCGAATTAAAGACGATGCGGTAATAGCCGCGGTTGAATTATCTAACCGCTATATCGCTGACCGTTTTTTGCCCGATAAAGCTATTGACCTTATGGATGAGGCGGCCTCTAAACTTCGGATAGAAATTGACTCTCTTCCGGAAGAACTAGACGAGCTTAACCGCCGCATTATGCAGTTAGAGATTGAACGTGAAGCCATTCGCCGAGAGAAAGATAAAGAGAAAGAAACTCTGCTTAATAAGGATATTTCTGATTTATCTGAAAAGCGTAATGACCTAAAGGCGAAATGGGAGAATGAGAAAGCCGTAATTAAAGGCATACGCGAGCAAAAAGAGGCAATTGATCATCTTAAAGTAGAAGCGGAACAGGCGGAGCGTTCTGGAGATTACGGTCGTGTGGCTGAAATCCGATACGGAAAAATTGGCCAGACCGAACAAAAACTCAAAGAGCTACAGCAGCAGCTTAGCGAGATGCAGAGCGGCAGCCCCCTTCTAAAAGAAGAAGTGGATGCCGAGGATATTGCTGATGTGGTTGCCAAATGGACGGGTATACCGGTCTCTAAAATGCTTCAGACAGAAAGAGAAAAGCTTTTGCATCTGGAAACTGAACTAGGCAAGCGGGTAGCCGGGCAGGCAGAAGCGATAGAAGCTCTTTCTGATGCTGTACGCAGAAGCCGAGCTGGCTTGCAGGATCCCAAGCGCCCCATAGGTTCGTTTATCTTTTTGGGTACCACCGGTGTGGGTAAAACAGAGCTGGCCAAGGCCCTTGCGGAATTTCTCTTTGACGATGAAAACAACATGGTGCGTATAGATATGTCGGAGTACCAGGAAAGACATGCAGTAAGCAGGCTTATTGGTGCCCCTCCCGGATATGTTGGGTACGATGAAGGAGGACAACTGACCGAAGCCGTACGTCGCAAGCCCTACTCAGTAATTCTACTGGATGAAATAGAAAAGGCTCACCCCGATGTATTTAATATCTTGCTTCAGGTATTGGATGATGGCCGCCTGACAGATAACAAAGGGCGAGTAGCTAACTTTAAGAACACCATCATCATCATGACCACAAATATTGGCTCTGGCTTAATTCAGGAACGTTTTCTGAATATTAGCGAAAGCAACGAAGATGAAGTTATTGAGGAGACCAAGCAGCAGGTATTTGAGATGCTGAAGAAGTCAGTAAGACCAGAATTTTTAAACCGTATTGACGAAACGATTATGTTCCGTCCTCTATCCAAAAAAGATATGCGGAAGATCGTGGACATACAGTTTAAGCTGGTGCAGGATCGTCTGGAAGAGAACGGTATCAAACTGGAAGCCACTCAGGAGGTATTACAATACCTGGGCAATCTGGGCTACGATCCGCAGTTTGGTGCCAGACCATTAAAGAGAGTCTTGCAAAGAGAGGTGCTCAATAAGCTTTCTAAGGAGATTTTAGCTAACAAGATCAGTAAAGACTCTGTAGTGGGGATTGAATTGGATGATAATAAAAACATCAACTTTATTAACCTGGACGAAGTAAAAATCTAA
- the ruvA gene encoding Holliday junction branch migration protein RuvA: protein MFAYIEGKVTYKDPTYVVLDVQGVGYEIKISLNTFDALEDKSQFKLHTYLHVREDAQILFGFAKVEEKRLFLDLLSISGVGPSLALMLLSSMQVEEIKMAIAHGEVKKIQSVKGIGAKTAQRLVLELQDKIKKEQIGTSPAGKLAGTSSLKYNTVRSEALSALITLGVSRAAAEKSIDKALSEWQKSNAAQGTDIRLEELIKLALKTT, encoded by the coding sequence ATGTTTGCATATATTGAGGGAAAAGTTACATACAAAGATCCTACGTACGTAGTCCTGGATGTTCAGGGTGTGGGCTACGAAATCAAAATATCGCTCAACACTTTTGATGCCCTGGAAGACAAGTCTCAGTTTAAGCTTCATACCTACTTACATGTTAGAGAGGACGCCCAGATTTTGTTTGGCTTTGCGAAAGTAGAAGAAAAGAGACTATTCCTTGATCTTCTTTCAATATCCGGAGTTGGGCCTAGTTTGGCACTAATGCTGCTATCCTCTATGCAAGTTGAAGAAATCAAAATGGCTATAGCCCATGGAGAAGTGAAAAAGATTCAAAGTGTGAAAGGGATAGGAGCTAAAACTGCCCAGAGGCTGGTTCTGGAGTTGCAGGATAAAATTAAAAAAGAACAAATTGGTACATCTCCAGCAGGCAAGCTTGCCGGCACCTCTTCCCTTAAATACAATACTGTAAGAAGCGAAGCGTTATCAGCATTGATAACCTTGGGAGTGAGCCGTGCTGCTGCTGAAAAAAGTATTGACAAAGCCCTGAGTGAATGGCAAAAGTCTAATGCCGCTCAGGGAACAGATATTCGCCTGGAAGAACTGATTAAGCTAGCGCTTAAAACCACATAG